Genomic DNA from Trichoderma asperellum chromosome 5, complete sequence:
TCTcgggctctctctctctctctttttctagCCGCTTCTCTGCACACAGTTCCGCTAGCAATCTTAGCTGGAACTTGACGAAACTCGATCAGCCGCGTCTCATCGCCGCGACTGCAAAAAATCTTTCTAGTCGATCAAGATCGGCTCGCCGCTACCGGCAACTGAAGCTTCTGCGACTCGTCGCGTTGCAATACGTCTGCTATTTGTTCTAGTTTTCGTTGCCCACCACGGCCCTCGCCAAGGCTCTTTCTTTGCTGCCCCTCACCTGCTTATCGCTTGGGTGTTTCAAACCGGATCTTCGATAGCATTGGCGCTCTAGTCACAGTATACGTCGCCCAAAATGTCAACCCACCGGCCGAATGCTTTTAATAGCTTGCGGATGGGAGGTGAGTTCATTTTTCAACTTTATACGCCTTAGCGTATGAAACTGACACATCGGTTTGATATGTAGAGGTCATCCGCGAGAGAGTTCAAGATGGTGTCACGGGCGAGACTAGAGATCTGCAGTACACTCAGTGCAAGATTGTTGGAAATGGCTCGTTCGGTGTTGTCTTTCAAACCAAGCTTTCACCCTCCGGCGAAGATGCTGCCATCAAGCGAGTTCTCCAAGACAAGCGATTCAAGGCATGATTCCCtcacctctcttcttcctcacgCTCCTGGCTAACTGTTTTCTTACAGAATCGTGAGCTCCAAATCATGCGAATTGTTCGACACCCAAATATTGTTCAGCTGAAGGCTTTTTATTACTCGAACGGCGAACGTGTATGTATAATCTTAACGCTGTTTGAATGCATTTAAGCTGATAAGATATCAGAAGGATGAGGTCTATCTCAACCTGGTCCAGGAATTTGTTCCTGAGACCGTCTATCGGGCCTCTCGTTTTTTCAATAAAATGAAGACCACCATGCCCACGTTGGAGGTCAAGCTGTACATCTACCAGCTCTTCCGAGCCCTGGCCTACATTCACTCCCAGGGTATCTGTCACAGAGACATTAAGCCTCAAAACCTCCTCCTCGATCCCAACAGCGGAATTCTTAAGCTGTGCGACTTTGGCAGTGCTAAGATCCTGGTCGAGAACGAGCCCAACGTCTCATACATCTGCTCGCGGTACTATCGTGCACCCGAGCTCATTTTTGGTGCTACTAACTACACCACCAA
This window encodes:
- the GSK3 gene encoding serine/threonine protein kinase, encoding MSTHRPNAFNSLRMGEVIRERVQDGVTGETRDLQYTQCKIVGNGSFGVVFQTKLSPSGEDAAIKRVLQDKRFKNRELQIMRIVRHPNIVQLKAFYYSNGERKDEVYLNLVQEFVPETVYRASRFFNKMKTTMPTLEVKLYIYQLFRALAYIHSQGICHRDIKPQNLLLDPNSGILKLCDFGSAKILVENEPNVSYICSRYYRAPELIFGATNYTTKIDVWSTGCVMAELMLGQPLFPGESGIDQLVEIIKVLGTPTREQIRTMNPNYMEHKFPQIKPHPFNKVFRKADANAIDLISRLLEYTPTERQAAVDAMVHPFFDELRDPNTKLPDSRHGTGQLRDLPDLFDFTHHELSIAPQLNQLLVPAHMKPVLAARGLDIDNFTPMAKQDMLAKLD